A stretch of Vicinamibacteria bacterium DNA encodes these proteins:
- a CDS encoding carboxymuconolactone decarboxylase family protein, which produces MAKDSEAAQKNDVHIPGIDYDPGQQGPASYSMIEPRLKAIYAQFYKETYYTEQKSLDSKTQELIALACSLVAKCDGCIEGHIKKALKEGATKEQISEAIVIAIGVNAAAIVDMTDKAAEKLGLNHFPAKASRKI; this is translated from the coding sequence ATGGCAAAGGATTCGGAGGCCGCCCAGAAGAACGACGTGCACATTCCGGGCATCGATTACGACCCCGGTCAGCAAGGCCCGGCCTCCTACTCCATGATCGAGCCGCGCCTGAAGGCGATTTACGCTCAGTTCTACAAAGAGACCTACTACACGGAGCAAAAATCGCTCGACTCGAAGACCCAGGAGCTCATCGCGTTGGCCTGTTCGCTGGTCGCCAAATGTGACGGCTGCATCGAAGGACATATCAAGAAGGCTCTCAAAGAGGGAGCGACGAAAGAGCAGATCAGCGAAGCGATCGTCATCGCGATCGGTGTCAACGCTGCCGCCATTGTCGACATGACTGACAAGGCCGCCGAGAAACTAGGGCTCAATCACTTCCCTGCCAAGGCAAGTCGAAAAATCTAG
- a CDS encoding Mpo1-like protein: MESARLSALFDDYARYHAHPMNKLCHYFGIPLIAFTVVGLLAKVDLGVALAVFVAVTLYQLTLSPTLTLGFALFVALSFLAAPGLSWSVLWAGFVLGWVLQFGGHYVFEKRSPAFFANLRQLLAGPLWVMASLMGMASSRRPEKVKP; this comes from the coding sequence ATGGAAAGCGCGAGGCTTTCGGCGTTGTTCGACGACTACGCGCGCTATCACGCGCATCCGATGAACAAGCTGTGCCATTATTTCGGCATACCGCTCATCGCCTTCACCGTCGTGGGCCTTCTAGCGAAAGTCGATCTCGGGGTGGCCCTCGCGGTCTTCGTGGCGGTTACCCTCTATCAGCTCACGCTGAGCCCCACGCTCACGTTGGGATTCGCGCTTTTCGTTGCCCTTTCGTTTCTGGCAGCGCCGGGTCTCTCCTGGAGCGTTCTCTGGGCCGGGTTCGTTCTCGGCTGGGTTCTGCAATTCGGAGGACATTACGTGTTTGAAAAGAGATCACCGGCCTTCTTTGCCAACCTCAGGCAACTGCTCGCCGGACCGCTCTGGGTGATGGCCAGCTTGATGGGAATGGCGTCTTCGAGACGTCCGGAGAAGGTCAAGCCGTAG